A genome region from Anaerobacillus alkaliphilus includes the following:
- the ald gene encoding alanine dehydrogenase, producing the protein MRIGIPKEIKNNENRVALTPVGVKFFVQSDHEVFVETGAGLGSGFFDELYMEAGAIIVETAEAAWGCEMVMKVKEPQPSEYQYFHEGLILFTYLHLAAEPELTEALVSRKVVALAYETIQLSDNSLPLLTPMSEVAGRMATQIGAQYLEKSRGGKGILLGGVPGVKRGRVTIIGGGVVGTNAAKIAVGLGADVSIFDVNPHRLRELDDIFGNSIQTLMSNSYTIAQACTESDLVIGAVLIPGAKAPKLVTEETVRLMEEGSVIVDVAIDQGGIFETVDHVTTHANPTYVAHGVVHYAVGNMPGAVPRTSTIALTNVTVPYALKIANVGYKQACANDQSLLKGLNVVGGIVTCQGVALAHNLPYKNAIDILGAMGV; encoded by the coding sequence ATGCGTATCGGTATTCCAAAAGAGATAAAAAACAACGAAAACCGTGTTGCGCTAACACCAGTTGGCGTAAAATTTTTTGTTCAATCAGACCATGAGGTGTTTGTAGAAACTGGTGCAGGACTAGGCTCAGGATTTTTTGATGAATTGTATATGGAAGCGGGGGCAATTATTGTAGAAACCGCTGAAGCTGCTTGGGGCTGTGAAATGGTGATGAAGGTAAAAGAACCACAGCCTTCAGAGTATCAGTATTTTCATGAAGGATTGATTTTGTTTACGTATTTGCATTTGGCAGCGGAGCCAGAGCTCACAGAAGCTTTGGTCAGTAGAAAAGTTGTAGCTCTAGCATATGAAACTATTCAATTAAGCGACAATTCATTACCACTACTTACACCAATGAGTGAGGTAGCTGGAAGAATGGCCACGCAGATCGGGGCTCAATACTTAGAGAAATCACGAGGTGGAAAAGGGATCCTTCTTGGTGGAGTCCCTGGGGTTAAGCGAGGCCGAGTAACGATTATCGGTGGCGGAGTTGTAGGAACGAATGCTGCAAAAATTGCTGTTGGTTTAGGAGCTGACGTTTCAATTTTTGACGTGAATCCACATCGTTTAAGAGAATTGGATGACATTTTCGGAAATTCCATTCAAACCTTAATGTCAAACTCGTATACGATTGCGCAAGCATGTACTGAGTCAGATTTAGTAATTGGTGCAGTCTTAATTCCAGGAGCAAAAGCACCGAAACTTGTAACCGAGGAAACAGTTCGCCTTATGGAAGAAGGGTCAGTCATTGTTGATGTGGCGATTGATCAAGGAGGTATCTTTGAAACAGTTGATCATGTCACGACCCATGCCAATCCTACCTATGTTGCACATGGTGTTGTTCATTACGCTGTTGGAAATATGCCGGGTGCAGTTCCGAGAACTTCAACGATAGCTTTGACGAATGTTACAGTACCGTATGCTCTAAAAATTGCCAATGTAGGTTACAAACAAGCATGTGCAAATGATCAATCCTTACTTAAAGGCTTAAATGTTGTTGGAGGAATCGTTACTTGCCAAGGTGTTGCCCTAGCTCATAATCTACCATATAAAAATGCAATTGATATATTGGGAGCAATGGGGGTATAA
- a CDS encoding CoA-acylating methylmalonate-semialdehyde dehydrogenase, whose protein sequence is MAVTKKNTTILKNYINGQWIEANTEATLEVPNPATGEILATVPISSKEDVDLAVQAAKEAFATWKNTPVPKRARILFKYHTLLSDSHAELAKLIVEENGKAYNEAFGEVQRGIECVEFAAGAPTLMMGETLSGIAEDIDSEMFRYPLGVVGGITPFNFPMMVPLWMFPLAIACGNTFVLKPSERTPLLANKLVELFTQAGAPPGVLNVVHGAHDVVNGLIEHEDVKAISFVGSQLVAKYVYEKSAAQGKRVQALSGAKNHHIVMPDADMDKAVQHIVSSAYGSAGQRCMACSAVVVVGNNEDFVQALKKKADELIIGNGLDDEVLLTPVIRDSHRSKVLEYIEKGIEEGASLIRDGRVEADQMTGGTFLGPTIFDHVTPEMTIAKDEIFAPVLSLLRAEDLDEGLEYIRKSRYGNGATIYTKDAKAVRKFREEADAGMLGVNVGVPATMAFFPFSGWKDSFYGDLHVNGKDGVNFFTRKKMITSRYDF, encoded by the coding sequence ATGGCTGTTACAAAGAAAAATACAACGATCTTAAAAAACTATATTAATGGACAGTGGATAGAGGCAAATACGGAAGCAACGTTAGAGGTACCCAACCCGGCAACTGGTGAGATCTTAGCGACTGTACCAATATCATCAAAAGAGGACGTGGACTTAGCGGTTCAAGCAGCTAAAGAGGCGTTTGCTACATGGAAAAATACTCCGGTACCAAAACGGGCGCGAATTTTATTTAAATATCATACATTACTCTCAGATAGTCACGCAGAGCTGGCAAAATTAATTGTTGAGGAAAACGGCAAAGCCTACAACGAAGCATTTGGCGAAGTGCAACGGGGAATTGAGTGTGTTGAATTTGCAGCAGGTGCGCCGACGTTAATGATGGGCGAGACGCTCTCTGGCATTGCTGAAGATATTGATTCAGAAATGTTCCGCTATCCTTTAGGAGTTGTTGGAGGAATAACACCATTCAACTTCCCGATGATGGTTCCATTATGGATGTTCCCGCTAGCGATTGCTTGTGGTAATACATTTGTGTTGAAGCCATCTGAGCGCACGCCGTTACTGGCCAACAAGCTTGTTGAGTTGTTTACGCAAGCAGGTGCGCCTCCAGGGGTACTTAATGTTGTTCATGGTGCTCACGATGTTGTGAATGGTTTAATCGAGCATGAGGATGTAAAAGCTATTTCGTTCGTCGGCTCGCAGCTAGTGGCGAAATACGTTTATGAAAAATCAGCCGCACAAGGAAAACGCGTTCAGGCATTATCAGGCGCGAAAAATCATCATATTGTCATGCCAGATGCGGACATGGATAAAGCGGTTCAGCACATTGTAAGTTCTGCGTACGGAAGTGCTGGCCAACGTTGTATGGCGTGTAGTGCTGTTGTCGTCGTTGGTAATAATGAAGATTTTGTGCAGGCGTTAAAGAAAAAAGCAGATGAGTTAATTATCGGGAACGGCTTGGATGATGAAGTGTTACTAACACCGGTCATTCGAGACTCGCACCGCTCTAAGGTGTTGGAATACATTGAAAAAGGAATTGAAGAAGGGGCTTCTCTAATTCGTGATGGTCGAGTGGAAGCAGATCAAATGACGGGTGGAACGTTCTTAGGACCAACGATCTTTGATCACGTCACACCTGAAATGACGATTGCCAAGGATGAAATTTTTGCACCAGTATTAAGTTTGTTACGGGCAGAAGATCTTGATGAAGGGTTAGAGTACATTCGTAAGTCACGTTACGGAAACGGGGCGACGATCTATACAAAGGATGCCAAAGCCGTTCGAAAGTTCCGTGAAGAAGCAGATGCAGGAATGCTAGGAGTCAATGTCGGAGTTCCAGCAACGATGGCGTTCTTCCCATTTTCAGGCTGGAAGGATTCGTTCTACGGAGACCTTCATGTAAACGGGAAAGACGGAGTTAACTTCTTCACTCGTAAGAAAATGATCACTTCGAGGTATGATTTCTAA
- a CDS encoding aspartate aminotransferase family protein, which translates to MEEVNQQQDALTSDEKYLWHSMKPYNPVATMVVKTAKGAWVTDINGKKYLDAMSGLWCVNVGYGREELAEAAYQQLKELAYFPLTQSHLPAIKLAEKLNEMLGDDYVIFFSNSGSEANETAFKLARQYHQQKGDTHRYKFISRYRAYHGNSMGSLAATGQAQRKYKYEPLAPGFIHVAPPDSYRSNDRPDCPPDQLESVKDIDRVMTWELSETIAGVIMEPIITGGGVIMPPEGYMKAVKEVCEKHGALMIVDEVICGFGRTGEPFGFMNYGVKPDIITMAKGITSAYLPLSATAVRREIYEAFQGTEEYDYFRHINTFGGNPAACALALKNLEIMEEEKLFERSKELGAQVLSDLRSLLSEHPFVGDVRGKGLLIGIELVKDKATKEPIDVAIVNKVIGFCKERGLIIGKNGATVAGFNNVLTLSPPLNIEIEDLQFMTRTIIDALQDVV; encoded by the coding sequence ATGGAAGAGGTAAATCAGCAACAAGATGCCTTAACTTCTGATGAAAAATATCTTTGGCATTCGATGAAGCCTTACAATCCTGTCGCAACTATGGTTGTAAAAACAGCCAAAGGTGCGTGGGTCACGGATATAAATGGGAAAAAGTATTTGGACGCAATGTCAGGGTTATGGTGCGTGAATGTAGGGTATGGGAGAGAGGAGTTAGCTGAAGCAGCTTATCAACAGTTGAAGGAACTGGCTTATTTTCCACTGACGCAAAGTCACTTGCCAGCCATCAAATTAGCTGAGAAACTGAATGAAATGCTTGGCGATGACTATGTTATCTTTTTCTCAAATAGTGGATCGGAAGCGAATGAAACTGCGTTTAAACTAGCGAGGCAATACCACCAGCAAAAAGGAGATACGCACCGGTATAAGTTTATCTCTAGGTACAGGGCGTATCACGGAAACTCGATGGGGTCGTTGGCAGCAACTGGTCAGGCCCAGCGAAAATATAAATATGAACCGCTGGCACCTGGTTTTATTCATGTAGCACCCCCTGATAGCTACCGATCAAATGATAGACCTGATTGTCCACCGGATCAGCTAGAGTCTGTCAAAGACATCGATCGCGTCATGACTTGGGAATTGAGTGAGACGATTGCTGGCGTGATTATGGAACCCATCATTACTGGAGGCGGAGTAATTATGCCGCCAGAAGGTTATATGAAAGCTGTCAAAGAGGTTTGTGAAAAGCATGGCGCTTTGATGATTGTTGATGAGGTCATTTGTGGATTTGGCCGTACAGGTGAGCCTTTTGGTTTTATGAACTATGGGGTGAAGCCAGATATTATAACAATGGCGAAAGGAATTACAAGTGCCTATTTACCACTTTCAGCGACAGCGGTTCGTAGGGAAATCTATGAAGCTTTTCAAGGAACAGAAGAATATGATTATTTCCGACATATCAACACATTTGGCGGGAACCCCGCAGCGTGTGCCTTGGCTCTGAAAAATCTTGAAATAATGGAAGAAGAAAAGTTGTTTGAGCGCTCAAAGGAACTCGGAGCACAGGTACTCAGTGATTTACGTAGTCTCTTATCTGAGCACCCTTTTGTAGGGGATGTACGTGGGAAAGGGTTGCTGATCGGTATCGAGTTGGTTAAAGACAAGGCGACAAAAGAACCGATTGATGTGGCGATTGTAAATAAAGTTATAGGCTTCTGTAAAGAACGAGGGTTAATCATCGGGAAAAACGGGGCAACCGTTGCAGGGTTTAACAACGTGCTTACCCTATCTCCGCCGTTAAATATTGAAATAGAAGATTTGCAGTTTATGACAAGAACAATAATAGATGCATTACAAGATGTAGTGTAG
- a CDS encoding CBO0543 family protein: MAQNQLINQTFEKQEELSTIISSYWSQYSHMGTWQFWVVTSFLIIPLVILVFAVDRKRIFEVLFFGFVVHMLWTYAALALTNLGYFSYNYFSTPVLPASLNMTASVLPVSFLLLYQYCTNHQKNFFLFLLLLSAVFAFGFGSIEIKMGFLELRGGMNQLYLFLGDIVIGVLAYFLTQLINRYKVERY; encoded by the coding sequence GTGGCTCAAAATCAATTAATAAATCAAACATTCGAGAAGCAAGAGGAATTAAGTACGATAATTAGTTCCTATTGGAGTCAATATTCCCATATGGGTACATGGCAATTTTGGGTCGTTACCTCTTTTTTAATTATTCCTTTAGTCATCCTTGTCTTTGCTGTAGATAGAAAAAGAATTTTTGAAGTTTTATTTTTTGGATTTGTGGTGCATATGCTTTGGACGTATGCGGCACTTGCCCTAACAAATCTCGGTTATTTTTCCTATAACTATTTTTCAACTCCAGTACTTCCTGCTAGTTTAAATATGACTGCCTCCGTACTTCCAGTAAGTTTTTTATTACTGTACCAATACTGCACTAATCATCAAAAGAATTTCTTTCTTTTTTTATTACTCTTATCTGCTGTCTTTGCATTCGGCTTTGGCAGTATAGAAATAAAGATGGGTTTTCTAGAATTAAGAGGCGGAATGAATCAATTGTATCTTTTTCTAGGTGATATTGTGATCGGTGTCCTTGCATACTTCTTAACGCAACTCATTAACAGATATAAAGTAGAACGATATTAA